The following coding sequences lie in one Methanomassiliicoccales archaeon genomic window:
- a CDS encoding DUF362 domain-containing protein — protein sequence MAVGPDRKACTRKVVEAFGLPELNGKTVLIKPNFNTADPTPGSTHNDTLESMVRIVQQSGPKSLMVGDRSGPANTREVFQEKGIFAMADRLGFDTVIFDEIPKSLFARISPPGSHWRDGFMIARPVLEADVVVTLCCLKTHGFGGHFTMSLKVTTGMVAGSNMRELHSSDHIREMIAEMNVAYRPKLIIMDGVEAFVDGGPMTGTRWQANTTLASDDRVAMDAVGVAALKMHGTTKAIESKRIFEQDQIRRAVELGIGVSSPEEIELVPVDDASEGLVAKLRDTLFSA from the coding sequence GCAAAGCTTGTACAAGGAAGGTGGTCGAGGCATTCGGTCTGCCAGAATTGAACGGCAAGACTGTATTGATAAAACCGAACTTCAATACTGCCGACCCGACCCCGGGATCCACCCATAACGATACCTTGGAATCGATGGTCAGGATTGTCCAGCAGAGCGGTCCGAAGAGCTTGATGGTCGGTGACCGGAGCGGCCCGGCAAACACCAGAGAGGTGTTCCAAGAAAAGGGAATATTCGCGATGGCAGATCGCCTAGGGTTCGATACCGTCATCTTTGACGAGATCCCAAAGTCTCTGTTTGCCAGGATAAGTCCTCCAGGGTCCCATTGGCGGGATGGGTTCATGATCGCGAGGCCCGTGTTGGAGGCTGATGTGGTGGTGACGTTGTGCTGCCTGAAGACCCATGGCTTCGGTGGGCATTTCACCATGTCGCTGAAAGTGACGACCGGAATGGTGGCCGGATCGAACATGCGCGAACTGCACTCCTCTGACCACATCCGGGAGATGATCGCCGAGATGAATGTGGCCTACCGCCCAAAACTCATCATAATGGATGGGGTGGAGGCTTTCGTTGATGGAGGCCCCATGACAGGGACCCGATGGCAGGCCAACACCACCCTGGCTTCGGACGACCGGGTGGCCATGGATGCGGTGGGGGTGGCGGCCTTGAAGATGCATGGCACCACCAAGGCGATCGAATCAAAGCGGATCTTTGAACAGGACCAAATACGAAGGGCGGTGGAGCTGGGCATAGGAGTTTCATCACCCGAGGAAATTGAATTGGTACCGGTGGATGACGCCTCAGAAGGTTTGGTGGCAAAGCTCCGGGACACGCTCTTCAGCGCCTGA